From a region of the Terriglobia bacterium genome:
- a CDS encoding ATP-binding protein, whose amino-acid sequence MSISCWVAQNPSVIQPMKLNLVGKIKNTQLPRSKALFPMFEAVVNSFEAIEDMNAPDTSRSIEIVVECDDKGLPGIEGSINGFTVIDNGIGFTENNLDAFFTSDTQYKVSRGGKGIGRFIWLKAFHSAEIESHYRENGKLMKRVFKFTMTSDQPNGPATESKEKGPKTTVRLIGMQSPYKENCPQDLRIIGHRLIEHCLPFFLDPMCPKVTIHDGKDHIDLNDYFRETFAAKASKHPFKIRDMTFTLKGLRLYNPYETQHRLIYAANSREVFPERLDKYLPNLQRKLTDEGRPFAYLGFVEGEYLNQHVNGERTNFSFPTDKAIDGMFDEITLDAIRDGALGCVSNDLEPFLEEINTEKRTTINSYITEEAPQYRPLARYLDEFIDRIPPGAKGHALEMALYEQLHAKQRELKQESHKLMEESDETALRPEEYEAKLNSFLERENELGKSSLAQYVIHRKVILEFLERSLQADPETGKYPLEEIIHKIIYPMRTTSDDVPYEQQNLWIIDERLSYHWFLASDMPLDAVRVLENSSESRPDIMIFDRALSFTEDDAALNSLVIIEFKKPDRSNYPKEDPVDQVYRLIREIKGGHFKDKAGREIKVQSERIPAYAYVICDTTKQIEDIAKSKGMLTTPDNLGYYVYNPNFSAYVEIISYAKLLRDAKKRNRILFDKLHLAKNLSNRTETL is encoded by the coding sequence ATGTCAATTTCTTGTTGGGTTGCGCAAAACCCTTCAGTGATCCAGCCCATGAAATTGAACCTCGTAGGCAAGATCAAAAATACGCAACTTCCACGCTCCAAGGCCCTGTTTCCGATGTTCGAAGCGGTTGTGAATTCGTTTGAGGCAATCGAGGATATGAATGCTCCAGACACGTCGCGAAGCATCGAGATTGTTGTGGAATGCGATGACAAAGGATTGCCTGGCATTGAGGGCTCCATCAACGGGTTTACGGTGATCGACAATGGTATTGGGTTTACCGAGAACAATCTGGATGCCTTTTTTACTTCCGACACGCAGTACAAAGTCAGTAGGGGAGGAAAAGGGATCGGGCGGTTCATATGGCTAAAGGCTTTTCACTCTGCAGAGATCGAGAGTCACTATCGCGAAAACGGAAAGCTGATGAAGAGGGTGTTTAAATTCACTATGACATCAGATCAACCCAACGGCCCCGCAACAGAATCCAAAGAGAAGGGACCGAAGACGACAGTTCGGCTAATAGGAATGCAATCTCCATACAAGGAAAATTGCCCACAGGATCTTAGAATCATTGGACATCGTCTCATCGAGCACTGCTTGCCCTTCTTCCTTGATCCGATGTGTCCCAAAGTGACCATCCATGACGGAAAGGACCATATTGACCTAAACGATTACTTTCGGGAAACCTTCGCTGCTAAAGCCAGCAAGCACCCTTTTAAGATACGCGACATGACATTCACCCTGAAGGGCCTGCGCCTTTACAATCCTTACGAAACACAGCACCGGCTCATTTATGCCGCCAATTCACGGGAGGTGTTCCCTGAGAGGCTGGATAAGTACCTTCCGAACCTGCAAAGAAAGCTGACCGACGAGGGTCGTCCGTTCGCGTATCTGGGATTTGTGGAAGGCGAGTATCTTAATCAGCACGTCAACGGTGAAAGGACAAACTTCTCATTTCCGACCGATAAGGCAATAGATGGGATGTTTGATGAAATCACCCTCGACGCCATTCGTGATGGCGCCCTCGGCTGCGTCTCCAATGACTTGGAGCCCTTCCTTGAAGAGATCAATACCGAAAAGCGGACGACAATCAATTCGTACATCACCGAAGAGGCTCCGCAATACAGACCGCTTGCGCGCTACCTGGACGAATTCATTGACCGAATTCCTCCGGGTGCGAAGGGCCATGCCTTGGAGATGGCACTATATGAGCAACTTCACGCAAAACAGCGGGAACTTAAGCAGGAAAGCCACAAGCTAATGGAGGAAAGCGACGAAACAGCGCTCAGACCGGAGGAGTACGAAGCGAAATTGAACAGCTTTCTAGAACGCGAGAATGAGCTGGGAAAATCGTCACTCGCCCAATATGTTATTCACCGGAAGGTGATTCTGGAGTTTTTGGAAAGGAGCCTTCAGGCGGATCCAGAGACGGGAAAATATCCGCTGGAAGAGATCATCCACAAGATCATCTATCCGATGCGTACGACCTCGGACGACGTACCCTATGAACAGCAGAACCTCTGGATCATAGACGAGAGACTCTCATATCACTGGTTCCTAGCTTCAGACATGCCATTGGATGCAGTTAGAGTATTGGAAAATTCTTCTGAGTCGCGGCCCGACATCATGATTTTTGATCGGGCGTTGTCATTTACAGAGGATGACGCAGCCTTGAATTCGCTCGTCATCATAGAGTTCAAGAAACCCGATCGATCCAATTACCCAAAGGAAGATCCAGTAGATCAGGTATATCGGCTCATTCGCGAAATCAAAGGTGGGCACTTCAAAGACAAGGCTGGTAGGGAGATCAAAGTGCAGTCTGAGCGAATTCCAGCCTATGCTTACGTGATCTGTGACACAACCAAACAGATCGAGGACATTGCCAAAAGTAAAGGTATGCTGACCACACCCGACAACCTCGGCTATTATGTTTACAATCCAAATTTCTCAGCCTACGTTGAAATCATTTCCTATGCGAAGCTGCTCCGGGATGCGAAGAAACGAAACAGAATCCTCTTTGACAAGCTGCATCTTGCTAAAAACTTATCTAATCGGACAGAGACGCTTTAA